A DNA window from Salvelinus fontinalis isolate EN_2023a chromosome 28, ASM2944872v1, whole genome shotgun sequence contains the following coding sequences:
- the dmrt3a gene encoding doublesex- and mab-3-related transcription factor 3a yields the protein MCFCVLYLSEDTSGDHSGGENGGGSGSEKDQDPGSSPEGSKPSCFTPEPPDTPNQAEECRYSFPQPLPSLPLPLAFPKTCSTSPEPKADSPSKGYPGVGAGGLPVDHSLVIEGLSGSVSLPFNLRANRPPLEVLKKIFPSHKPPVLELILQGCGGNLVGAVEVLLSSQAQEARGGHPHSQDLHPDTLVLPSNGHLLDHPLGSYHPLASTAKWSVGSAFRVPESLRFSSDSSSGPLALHPGSFPHPPRYPLMLRNSLTRGGQVGPFCNDVTLWNTMTLQQQYQLRSAQYVSPFSSTGVFQRSPLLSSSSSSSPLLSSSRPQEEHRLSQLEEGCQPAPIPPTPGTKQTLFTHEEEYEDRADSSDSRILNSST from the exons atgtgtttctgtgttcTCT ACCTGAGTGAGGATACGTCGGGGGACCACTCCGGCGGGGAGAACGGTGGTGGTAGCGGCAGTGAGAAGGACCAGGACCCTGGCTCCTCCCCCGAGGGGTCCAAGCCGTCTTGCTTCACCCCCGAGCCCCCGGACACCCCAAACCAGGCCGAGGAGTGCCGCTACAGCTTCCCACAGCCCCTTCccagcctccctctccccctagcCTTCCCCAAGACCTGCAGCACCTCTCCAGAGCCCAAGGCAGACAGCCCCAGTAAGGGCTACCCCGGGGTTGGGGCAGGGGGGCTGCCAGTGGACCACAGCCTGGTGATTGAGGGCCTGTCTGGGTCTGTCTCCCTTCCCTTCAACCTGCGAGCCAACCGGCCACCCCTGGAGGTGCTGAAGAAGATCTTCCCGTCCCACAAGCCCCCGGTACTGGAGCTGATCCTGCAGGGGTGTGGAGGGAACCTGGTGGGGGCCGTGGAGGTGCTGCTGTCCAGCCAGGCCCAGGAGGCCAGGGGGGGTCACCCCCACAGTCAGGACCTCCACCCCGACACCCTGGTCCTGCCCTCTAACGGCCACCTCCTCGATCACCCCCTGGGGTCCTACCACCCTCTGGCCTCCACCGCTAAGTGGTCTGTGGGCTCTGCTTTCAGGGTGCCTGAGTCCCTTCGCTTCTCGTCTGACTCGTCGTCCGGCCCCCTGGCCCTGCACCCCGGGTCTTTCCCCCATCCCCCCCGCTACCCCTTGATGCTGAGGAACTCTCTGACACGCGGCGGCCAGGTCGGACCTTTCTGCAACGACGTGACGCTGTGGAACACCATGACACTGCAGCAGCAGTACCAACTCAGGTCAGCTCAGTacgtctctcctttctcctccactGGCGTCTTCCAAcgctctccgctcctctcctcttcctcctcctcctctccgctcctctcctcctcccgccCCCAGGAAGAGCACCGTCTCTCCCAGCTGGAGGAGGGCTGCCAACCTGCCCCCATCCCCCCCACCCCCGGGACCAAACAGACCCTCTTCACCCATGAGGAGGAGTATGAGGACCGCGCCGACTCCTCCGACTCACGAATTCTCAACTCCTCCACCTGA